GGTCAAAGTGATGTTGTAGAGCTACTAAACAAGTATATTGATGAATTAAAGGCAACAGATCAAGCAGAAACAGCTGCCCGTATTGAGGCACTTCGAGATCACGCAGGACAGCATTTTATGATGCTCGCTCCAGTGAAGCTTCAAGCTGACCAATCCGTTGCTACAGAATAATTTACAGAGTCGGTTTAAGGAAAACTTAAACCGGCTTTTTTCTATGTTGTGAGGGGTGAGCATGAAAAAGGGTGCCGGCTGTCACCGGATAAGCTCTAATCCTCCGCTTAAGATCCGCCCCTAGCCAGGCGCCCTCTCCAGGCCAGTCGGGGGCAATAAGCGGAGAATTTTCCGCTATTCCTACTATCGCCAATAAAAAGGCCGAAATAGGCGGAAATTTTTCCGCTACTCGGCCCCAAACACTCATTTCTACTAGGTTTAATGGCAATAGGCGGAATTGCTTCCGCTATTCAACCCCTAAAACCCTAAATTTAGAAAATAACCGGAAATTCTCCGCTTAAGATCCGCCCATCACGAAGAGGAGCGCCCCCTACCTACTTCTCAAACAATTGCTTCAAACTAACCTCATACGGAGCACGCACGATACCTTTTTCCGTGATAATGGCCGTTACATACTCGTTCGGCGTCACATCGAATGCCGGGTTGAAAACTTTGATATTATGAGGCGCTACGCGATTCCCACTGATCTCTGTAATCTCCTCGTCCGGACGTTCTTCAATCGGGATTTCGGCACCTGTCAGTGTATCTAAGTCAATAGTAGATAAAGGCGAAGCCACGTAGAAAGGAATACCATGTGCCTTAGCCAATACAGCCAAGCCATAGGTTCCGATCTTATTTGCTACGTCTCCGTTTGCAGCGATACGGTCTGTTCCCACAATCACAGCCTGCACCCATCCCTTAGACATAACCATGGCAGCCATATTGTCGCAGATTAAAGTGACGTCAATTCCAGCTTGCTGAAGCTCCCACGCGGTTAGGCGGGCACCTTGCAGCACTGGGCGGGTTTCATCTGCAAATACCTTTATATCCCAACCTCTTTCCTTTGCTAGGAACATAGGAGCGAGTGCTGTTCCGTACTTAGCCGTAGCGATGCCGCCCGCATTACAGTGCGTTAGAACGCCTATTCCATCATGAAACAACGTGATAGCATGCTCACCGATACTTCGGCAAATCTCCACGTCCTCTTCATGCATGCGTTTGGCTTCCTCTAGCAGCTCCTGCTTCATCGCATTGACATCAACATTCACCAAGGATTCCGCCTTATTCATCATTCTGTCAATAGCCCAAAACAAATTGACCGCAGTCGGGCGAGAAGTCGCTAAATACTCTCTCTTCTCACGCAGCTTAATGAGAAAATCCGAGGAGTCAGCTGCCTCAATATCTCTTGCACCTAGATACATACCATAGGCAGCGGAAATACCAATAGCTGGTGCTCCTCTAACCTTCAATGCGCGAATAGCATTCCACATCTGTTCTATAGTATAAACATCCTCAAATACAACTTCTAAAGGAAGCTTCGTTTGATCAAGTAATAATACTCGATCCTCTTCCCAACGTATCGAATGAACATGGTTGTCCATGATCCTGCCACCTACTCTTCTGTTTTCTTAACCATTTCCACGACATCCTCGATGCTGCTCACGGTACCTCTTTGCAATACAAGGGTTTGCCCCAGGCTTAAGGCTAGCGTTTCGGCTTGAGCGCGCACTTTCTCGTCCTGGATGGAGTTCAGATCCGCAACACCGGCAAGTCCGATCACTCTACGCATCATCTTGCATCCAGCAAAACCAATAGAGTCTCTTAATAAACTAGCCATCCTATCATTAATAAACCCTGCATTCGAATACATGACATCCTTAATATGAACTTCGCACAGACGACGGAATTCTTTTTCAAACGTATTCCAAACCTCCACTACGGACGTCAACAAGTATTCCCTGTACGATCCTCGTTCCTCGTCCGTCGTCTTTAACCCTTCCTGCGCGGCATAGTTCAGCAGCAGATTGGCGATGACTGCCCCTATATCAAAGCCCATAGGTCCATAATAAGCGAATTCAGGATCTATCACTTTGGTACTCTCTTCCGTCACCATAATGCTGCCGGTATGAAGATCACCATGAAGCAGAGCCTGAGCTTCCGTCATGAAGGAGTATTTTAACTTCGCAATTTCTTGCTTCAGGACTTCATTCCTCCAGACGCCTTCAACCACATCACGGATTAAAGGGTTAAAGTTATTCGTCTCCGCATCATAGTATGGGTCCGTAAATACAAGATCCTCGGTAATTTTGCAGAGTTCTGGATTAATGAACTGTTCTACCTTCTCTTTTTTCTCTTTGAAATCCAAGGCAAAATCAGAAGTGAAGAACAGCGTCTTTGCAAGGAATACACCGATATGTTCAGCAAATAAAGGATAACGATTCCCTTCAATTAAACCTTTTCGCATAATTACATGACTAGATAAATCCTCCATGACGGTTAAGGCAAGGTCCTTGTCATAGTGATATACCTGTGGAACTAGACCTGGACATAGCTTGTCCTGGATA
The Ammoniphilus sp. CFH 90114 DNA segment above includes these coding regions:
- the mtnK gene encoding S-methyl-5-thioribose kinase, whose protein sequence is MEYRAFSEQEAVEYARQLPGIFPEGAQFESREIGDGNLNLVFHIEDKVSGKSIIFKQALPYARVVGESWPLTLDRARIESEALIIQDKLCPGLVPQVYHYDKDLALTVMEDLSSHVIMRKGLIEGNRYPLFAEHIGVFLAKTLFFTSDFALDFKEKKEKVEQFINPELCKITEDLVFTDPYYDAETNNFNPLIRDVVEGVWRNEVLKQEIAKLKYSFMTEAQALLHGDLHTGSIMVTEESTKVIDPEFAYYGPMGFDIGAVIANLLLNYAAQEGLKTTDEERGSYREYLLTSVVEVWNTFEKEFRRLCEVHIKDVMYSNAGFINDRMASLLRDSIGFAGCKMMRRVIGLAGVADLNSIQDEKVRAQAETLALSLGQTLVLQRGTVSSIEDVVEMVKKTEE
- the mtnA gene encoding S-methyl-5-thioribose-1-phosphate isomerase, coding for MDNHVHSIRWEEDRVLLLDQTKLPLEVVFEDVYTIEQMWNAIRALKVRGAPAIGISAAYGMYLGARDIEAADSSDFLIKLREKREYLATSRPTAVNLFWAIDRMMNKAESLVNVDVNAMKQELLEEAKRMHEEDVEICRSIGEHAITLFHDGIGVLTHCNAGGIATAKYGTALAPMFLAKERGWDIKVFADETRPVLQGARLTAWELQQAGIDVTLICDNMAAMVMSKGWVQAVIVGTDRIAANGDVANKIGTYGLAVLAKAHGIPFYVASPLSTIDLDTLTGAEIPIEERPDEEITEISGNRVAPHNIKVFNPAFDVTPNEYVTAIITEKGIVRAPYEVSLKQLFEK